aagccttccctgactccccTTTTGGCCTGCCAGGTGGTCACTGAACACATCCTCTCTGAGTCCTCACTTTGTCTTATTCacatttcttttatattccaattaaaCTATGTTTGAATTATGTTTACATGTCTATCATCTCTCCTACATTGTGAGCTTGTGGAGGGTAAAAGTTGTTCATAAGTTGTTCGTTTAAAAAACAGCTCAATATATGTACTAAGTTCTCATTAAGTGTTCACTGAATAAACTGAATCACATATTACAAGATTCCACTGTGTCCACAGATTTTAGAGGACTCCTGTTTAATAAGCTTCTGATTAACTTACGGGTTATTTAAGTCAAGCGTAACACAGAAACCTAATAAAATTTGGAACTCGGGCTTCAGATACATACTAAAGTGACTAATTTTGTTTGTGGTAAAACACTACATCTCAGTAGTGCTCCTGAAAAatctttctaatatttatattcaATAGGTATTGTGTTAtgttaaaatattgttaaatgatttagcaaaaaaaaaaaaaaaaaaaaggctatgaaCAAACAAGACTTTTATTAGAGAAATTATTTGTCATCTAAGTTGTTGATAATTCATTAGCTGGAGGAAGACTGGGCAGGGGGTAGGGGGATGATGGCAGAGTTCCTTACAGTACTCTTCAAGTCAAGCAGCTCCCTCTATAGTCTGTTTGGCCTACTTTGTTTAATTACTTGCTTTGTGAACATCTCGCTCACACTCTTTTATTTACTCCTTCTCTGCATCTCAGCAGGGAAGCTTTTGAAACgataattctgttttaaattgatgctgagaaaactgagaaagcTGTCTAAGCTCAACATGAAGTGAGTTACATCAGGCAACTAATAAGCAAGAGTTGGGATGTGGTAACTGGGCAGCTTCCCAGATTCACCTGAGTCAGTTCCTCATAGTAAAGCCCTaggattttgaaataaaatcccAGAACACTCACACCCATATTCAaatctaagtgaaaaaaaaaaaaaaaaacgctgtcTTGTACTGTAGTTAGGTATAACTTGGGTTCCCTCCACTAAAACAAGTTACCAAAAAGTTGTTAAATTGCTCAATACATTGTATGTCAAAACAATATTcaagtcatttttaaatgagtgaaagaaaaccaaaagatgtttttgagtttttaaaaataattccatcaCTTACATATAGAAAATTTAAGTGATTCTCTCAGGAACCAATATCCTCAACCAGCATGGGATTAAATCAGTCAGGATTTACCATTCAAATCTGAATgtaccagtttttaaaataccttttcaAATTTCACCAACTTAAGATATGAGAGCTTTTAAACCTAATAcactaaatttatttcttaaattactCAAATATGCCCTCAAAACATAGGACAATAGGAAGTCAACTGGACTGTTTTCTAAAGCAGAAAAATACTTTTCATGCAATAATAGAAAAACTGAACTAGTAAAACTCTAATAAATGAATTGGTTCAAAATTTTATAATGTACATCTGAAATGGTCCCTTTATTTGGAAGATTTCTTCTGCTGCTATTTTTCACAATTTCACTTGAAACGCAAACtcagtttaaaaacattttctccaaACCAACGTAAGGAATTGAGGATTCCCAAAATTAACTACTATATAGGAAAAACTTAATTTTATGAGTCTGTAATATAGATGTACCGTGTTacaatttttcattaattttactaATTAGTAGATATATAAACAGTTTGTGATTTCAAACAATAAatctgttttcattaaaaattctagCATTCAAACTAGAGAACCAAATtgactttttttatatattattttcaaaatttattttactagGTGGCTGGACTGGTTTTCTTTGGGGAGACAATTCAGAAGCAGATAATAGGATAGTTTTGTTTATGCTTATTAACATTAATTTTACGTGCTAGAAATGATGACTTGATTTCTGAAAGCTGTAAACTCTAAATGTATGCCAGTGACATCAAAATTTTTCACCTTttgaggaaacacaaaaattttatAGTAAACTCAATTTAATAATCCTACAACTTACAGTTTGAAATTCTCTGTATGAAGTTTTGTATCTTTCAATGTATATACCAAAAAACTCTGATTTACATTATACATTTCaaggtgtattttttaaaatccagttttttttttaaagggggagtGATGCTGGTAATCTATTGTAAGATGgccaagaggaaagaaataagtatttcttTCACgtctttttttaatactgagaaaCAAAAGTATaccatattctttatttttttaagaatttttttcatataataaaattacTACTAGCTCACAGTGAAATTTTTTGTCCACAAACAAAACTTGCCTATAAAACAAAGCTTGCAAATCACTCAAAGATACATATTTAATGACtagtgtagaaaaaaaaattatgtgtagAAAAGTAACCCAAACCATATAAATTGTAATACCCAGTATATGCCACAGTATTAGCATGTCCCCTGATAATTTCAAAATGTGGCTGAACAGAGTTATATCAACATCACTATCTTATTTTTCCTCTGTacctgaagtgaaaaaaaaaaacaacagtataTTACACTGAAAttccaattagaaataaatacagCACCACTATACTTAAAAGGGCAGAAAATCtatcctttaaaacattttattgcctCTATTCTCCAGCCTCTAAGTTTCAGGTGTTACACTTTCAACAAATTGTTAACAGCATTCAAATGCCCCAACTTAAAAACTCCATATCATCAAAAGCTTtgtcactattttaaaaagaaatatcaaatatcATTCTATCAAATCTCACTAACAACACTGAAATTTTTAACGACGAGAATTCACATTAAAAGATAACTGCTTAGAATGAGTGCTTGAGTTTGGAAAGTGCTATTATCTTGATAGCCCACAGGAAAACTGACTGTAGTAATAAGATGAATGGTGATTAGGGCAAGGAGCATCAAGTGGGAAATGCTATCTAAAATCCCATAGGGCAGTACATAGCTAGAGAGTATCTCTTTCTAGGAGGCAGCTCCATTATTTCACATAGGCAGTTCAAAGCGTgtagaaaagcaaaacaatttaAAACCTTGCAAATCTGGCCACTATCCTACTTACACTATCATAAATTCCCAAGAGCTTCGGAGAATGTAGCTTCTGTCTCCCCACCCCACTTGTTCGAAAtagtttttgaaaacaaaacagcctattaaaaagcgtATTGTCTTAAACGTATGTGTATTTAAAATGCAATCCTACAACCCAGCATAGGGACATTTCTTTAATGTTTGCGTTGCTGGGCTTAGCTGTGGTTCTTATGAAATTGACGCTATTAAGTGGGATGTTTTACACTGGGCGACATAAACATGCATTTCCTACTTCCGCGGATACACACTTCCCTGAAAGCAACGCACCTGGGGGCGCAGCCCTGCCCCCAGACTCCTAGGCTTTACTTGAAACTCTAAGGAGTTACGACCTGCCCTCACAGCAGAACCACATGGTCACTTCAATGAGAAAGATTATCTGGCCCCAGGCGCCACTCTTCAGCCCACAGCATCTCCAGAAGGGGCAGAGGAGAGCGCTGCTGAGAAGAAGGGACGAGGAGTGACTGACAACAGAGCTGACACTTCCCTACTCCTCAAGCCGTTTCCATCAAGGGGCACTTGGGAGACGCAGAGGGTGTCCGAGGTCCCACCAGTCACCCACCTCAGAGAGGGGCCCTGCGCGCCCGCTCACGGAAGACACGGCGCGGCCACCTGACCCCGTCCTCCGGGGCGAGAGCGACGCCCGCTCCGCCTGCCCGCGCGACCCCGAGTGTGCGGACCCGGCTCCCGACCGCCGCACGCAGTGTAAACACTCGGCGCCCGCCGCCTCCCCGCCTGGGGTTGGatggggggagaagggggcggAACGCTCGCGCGGACCCACATTTTTGCGCCTCTTGTCATGCTCGGGAGAAAAAGGCAAGGAGAGCGAAGGGGAGGGAAGACGCGGCAGCGATCAGCCGAGAGGGCCGGCGCCGGTGGCGTGCGCGCGAGTGCGCGGCGGGGAGAGCTGCCCGGGCGCCCGCCGCTCCCGCCCGCTCCCCGCGCCCGCTTACCTGCCGGGGTCGCTCCGAAGATTCGCACCACCGGCACCTTCTTGACAGGGGCCTGGGTGAGGGGGGATTGGCAGATATCCAGCCCCTGCAGCGGGCTGGCCATGTAGTAGTCGGCAGTCACTATCCTCACTGAAAACATGtttgccgccgccgccgccgcctcctcttCACTAGCGACCTGGCAacggcagcagcagcggcggtTCCTTCCGCAGCGGCGGCCCcacagcagcggcggcggcggcggcggcgcccccTCCCCTCACACTCAGACACGGCGAGCCgcggcggcgggcggggcggCGTGGGCACTGCTGCCGCCGCCTCCTCAGGAGCACCCGGCGAAGGGCGACCGGGGAGAAGCCCTCGCGCTTTCGTcggtgctgctgctggtgctaccgccactgccgccgccgccgggaATTACACGGGCTCCTCGGTCCCCGGCTGCAGCTCTTGTTGCCATGATGATGATGTCACGGACGCAaccactgggggaggggagaaggggttgtgtgtgtgtgagcgtgtgggGCGAAGGGAGGGCCAAGAGTAGTTGGGGGAGGGGACACGGCGGGAAAGGGAGGGAGCGGGGCGGGCACCCGAGCGGGACACCCACGCGGGGGGCCGAGTAGGTGttttctccccccgcccccggaCACGCCGCGAGGGCGGAGGCTGCAGGAGAGCCGGGCCCGCGCTGGGCACGGGGAATCGATGACTCGGCCGGTGGGCACGGCCACCTGGGGTGAGGGGCAGCGGAGGGAGGGGCGGCGGAGCACCGATGTCATGGATGGGCTCGGAGGGCCCGGCGGGGAGGGGGGCGCCAGTGTTCAGGGTCGTTTTTTGGCGGCTAGGCGGGATTGGCCGGAGCCGCGGCGATCGCGCTCGCCTCACCGACCGCCATTTCACATCCTGCAGAGAAGGCGGGGGCAGCCGCGGAAACGGCCTTTTACAAGGTAAGAAAACCCGCCCGCGGGAGCGGGGCGGGGGGAAAGGCGAGGCGCAGATCTCGTGCCGCCGCGGCCTCGCGGGAGGCGGGGGCGGCGGACGCAGCCGGCCCTTCTCAGGTAACGCCGCGGCCTCGCGCGTGGCCCAGGGGCGGTGCGAAGGGCGGGGGCGCGCGAGCGCGGGCTTCGGCCTATAAAAGGGCCGCCCCGCCGTTCCCTCCCGAACGTGCGAGACGCcgggccccctcctcctcctcctccgccgcCGTTCTGCAGTGTCTGCACCCGGCCGCTTAATGAGATTTATTCACGCTCGGCTCTGCTCATCTTTGCCAGGGGTTGGCAGATCCAGTGCACAGGGATTTCCCACAGCGGTGTTTTTCTCCCGCCCCTTTGCTTCCCTCTCGCCGTAGTATATCCTTCCTTGGTTTCCTCCCGGGGCCCGCAGGCTGCGTCCCGGGCGCGCGCCTGGACATGTAAGGACTTGTCAGTTCCCAGtgacctccctcctcccctcccttccccggCGGAATGTAGGATTAAGAGCCCTTCAGCGAAATTTTTGGCCAAAGAAAAAGGCCCATGAAAGTCACCGCATCAGATGTGGACTCCCAGTGTTACTCATTAATGGTTTGTGTGAGGGTTTACTAGCCTAAGGCCAGAAAGCAAAAGGGAAGGACTGTTAGACAAAACAACTTCATCCAAAAAGGAGGGGTGCGGTTGTGAAAGCGAGGGGGGAAAAAGAGGGTAGTAAGCGATGCAGCTGGGTTGTCCATAATATTGGAACCGTTAGGTTTTTGTCTGACTTGGTCACTAACACTGGgcgtgaccttggacaaattggTTTTTTTTCggggcctcagtttgctcatctgtgaaacgagagttttcacttaaaattttataagtTTCTTCCCAGCAAAATTATTTAAGCAGTAGACGGCAAAAACCGTGGTTTCAAGTTTGAAATATACCACTGAATTAGGACTTTTGACAGTCATTTTCAGTCTATCCAAATTAGAGATCATTCTTTCACACATGTATTTCCAGGTGTATTTTAATGGTTAATAGGTTGCTATATATTTGAAGTGTTGTGAGAGAGATCCTCATTTGGAAATACTGTGGTTCTCAAAGTAGGAAAACCAGAAAGCTCAAAGGGACACAGCACTGGTAAGCTGTCTATAAATTCCATGACATACAATGCTAATAAGAATCTGTGCTCCAGGGAGTTGGAGACTGATTACCACATCAAATTAGCCTGCGTTTTCAACCTGAGAGCATGATTATAAACATATCTTGCAAGATTTCTACTAATACCCAGAAAATTACCTAGTATTTTAAGaggcaaaatcttttaagttgaTTTAAGTTTTAGAAGGCaatggaaatgattttaaaaaaggactaCCATACAAAATGCGATTTCTGGAAAAATATCTTGTACAAACTGAATATCAGATGCACAGTACCAGTGATTCTCACAGTATTCTATGCCACTAGAgtgttctttaaaatttaatattttgaaaaaagatttAATAGCTTGGCCCCTACTAAATCACATTTTTGAGGGATGGGACCTGGAAATCTGTATTGTTAGCAACTGCACCTACCACTGTTGTGGTTCTTCGGTGATATAAAATCATGAATGCCTGTACTATATTACAATCTAGTAAATCCATAATATTTATACTATTCCTAACTAGAAAAAGgtaagtgttcttgcctgggaaatcccattgacagaggagcctggtgggctacagtccatgggtcacaagagttgaacacaatttagtgactaaacaattagCAACCATCAAATTCACAGATTAGCTATttctagaaaatgttttctttcctcctaCCTCTTAAATCAACATCATTTACTTTAAGAAAAGGCAGTTGCAACCACCATTCAGATCCTTCTAGAACTCCAAGGAAGGAATGTTCActcttgaagaaaaatatttgcaacatgaAATTAGGATATTGTGTCCAGTTGCATGTAATTAAATTAATGGTCAGATTGAAAACCTGACAATACTTACCTAATTAATCACTGTcaaatgtgttttataaatatattcttcaGAGGTAAGAAAGAGCTCTGGACTCGTGAGTTAGAGAATGAAAAACCATCATTTACTAGGTAAATGAGTTTGGAAAGATAACTGTTTTGGGGGggttttcctcatctatgaaatggagaaTAATTCCTGTTTGAACTTTTATGGGATATTATATGACATAATGTATGTGAAAGTATCAAAATAAACTTTGACGTCCAGACATTTAACTCATCTGAAAACAGTAAAATCATTTGGAACTCTTACCTACATACAATATGAGAAATGCCGAAATTGAACTCGATACTCAATAACCGTAAAGCATCTTTTTTAGTTGTTACTGTTAAGTGACTATTTGCCAATGATTTGAGATATAGTGAGAAAGCAGACATGTTTCCTGCTCTTAGAGGTTTTATAGTCTAGCATCACAGAAATGTATTACAGTCATATCAATGAACATTTGATCATCTCTTCTAGTTCACTGACCTATGCTCATCATGTCATGCCTTTAGTAAAAGCCTGCTCAGCCTTCTGTACTAATACCGTTCAATGTCTATTAGCATCTGCCTCTTAGCAATTTATAATCTAGAACAGAAAGCAATGGATACCATAATTTTTTGGCAGATATTATAAGATGGCTTACTCAACACTTATCCAACCCCCTTCTAGCTTGCTTTTCTGTGCTTTAGAAGTTAGAAAATTGTAAAATACTGTTTCAACACTGCCTTGCAACtagaatactggcatggataaGTGGTGTGCTGGTAAGTCATTAAGGATGGCTGGAGGAggggaaagaccctgatttctAGTACTGACCAATTTTCATTGTGTGAATACTCCCAAGCTATCAAAGTGGTTTCACTGAATGGGGAGTTAGTTGGAGAAGAAGCTGAGGATTACCAGCTAGCTTCGGCCTTTCACTGCATGCGACCTAGTTTCCAGCAATTAAATGCGCCCATTCAAGACATAGACCTGAAAATGAGCAACACAATGCCTCAACTGCACTCAGGGCAATGGGATTTTCTGGCAAACACCATGGCAGAGGTGTCTGATTCTTCTGAGTAGCTGGGGAGGAATTCTGGCATCCGTTTTGGGAGTCATAGGTGCTGTGGCAAGTGGTGCTACGGTGGGTTTCTGCTAGAATAGCAATGTGATGTGGGATGAATGTTCTTCCTCGTGTGGTTTTTTTCTGGATGTTGTTTCTAGCGATGTATTATCCAAGCCTGATTGTTTGGTCCTCTCAGGGATCTATGAGCTAAGTACTATCCTTTAATCCCTTGCTGCTTAAACTAGCTCAGTCACAGTCAGCTACACAGTTTGTTGAGCccagagcaaaatgaaaaaatgtagGGCCCCTGTTcacaaagcaggaaaaaaattgcCATTACATGTACTGAAAATATaaggctttttctttcttctgtcatCTCTCCCTCAACTtgtgctgttttttaaatttgtgttttaatgtcattctgagtatataaaaattagaattttagatTATTAGGatgaattttatcatttatctttAATTGTGCAGTGCCATTTATAGATGCAAATATAAGAGTGTTTAACTCATACACGAAATCACCAAAATTACACAGTTCATATTTTGTAGTTCGTACATCCCACAAGGATGTATTTTGTGCTTTTCAGAGCAGTGTAAATACAGCATACAATCATCTcagctgtttttctttcccttcttgatATGAGCACAGCCTATCAACCTGAGTAAggaaggactgaactgaaagtaactaTGGGTTGCCCTAcctttccccttccttctgtGTCATCATTTTCAGTGAAAATAGTCATACAGGAAAGTAATACACACAAGAAAGGATATGATAGAGTTATTTGGTCACATGTGTGTCTTAGGATGCCACTGTCTTCTTTCTGTACCTGACACAACTTCTGGTTGAAATGGAAAGCATTGCCTCTTAGAACTGTCAGTGCCTCCACTAAATCACTGATGTAACATGCTTGCCTTGTAGCCACTTTGTAACTCTCTGAGTTCCTGTACTACTTAGGTTCATCATAATCCTTGTGAGGCATTATACTGATGTATGCAAACTGGGTATAAGGAAAAAGACAAACAGGTTGCCTCCTCTACTTGCCTGTATGATCCATTGTACCACTGACTTCTTTTATAAAACAGACATTCAAACATAAAAGTATTAAGATTTTCAGCATGGTGActgcagagcattaaaccaagcagTGGACCCTGTATGACTGCACAGTTTGCATGCCCATGAAGTTGACCCTGAGCTCTGTGTTTCTCAAGGGGGGTTCTCCTGATATTTTGGATGAAACAATTCTTTATTGTACAGGATATTTAACATCCCTGACCCCTGGGCACTACATTCCGCTGTGATAAAAATGCCCCCATATATTTCTAAATGCCCCCAAAGAGGAGTTACTTCTCTCTACTGAACTCCTGGAGTGGACTCTGCTGTCTGCAGCTAGGAACCATGATCGTTACAGATCTAGGAAAGGTCACGTGCAATTTTTGCTTTGGATTCTCAAGCAGAGCAAAATACAGAGTTGTGtttaaaagatttcaaaattCTCATACCTGGGAGAGCAGAATTATGGTgatctttttttcccattgtcaGAAAAATAATACGAATGACCTTTGTGATGAAGCAAACATTTGGGAATGAAAATTTAAAGGGGACCAGTGAATTTTATGTGTCACTTGCATATAAATGGTAGTTGATCTTTTCTAAGGGAAATTTTTACTCAGTCCTTCATAGTGTCTGGTCTCTATGAAACCATGATGAAAAAGAAACTCATTTCCTCCCGGAAGGGATTTAGAAGACCTAAGTAAATATGGCAAATTCTGGAGGCAGTTGCCATCGACTGCTCGCTCTCAAAAAGATTTCATGCAGGTTTCCCCCAATTTATTCACAGCAGCCATCTGGGTATAAGatagatacataaatatgtattgcctgaatgattaataaaatatttttttactaaAAGAATGGAGTtttatgtctcttctttttaaaaaaaactgaaggacAGTAAAATTAATCATTGTGGTGAGAGCTGAATTTCTCTCTGTTCTTATCTTTTTAACCAGTTAATCTTTTCAGTCACAGGGGGAAAcaaaactttcagaaaacaacTTCCAACTCTTCTACTTCCATAAATTAGCAGTAGTAGTTTTAAGGGAGAGACCAATGAGCCTATAAATTAAAGAAGATGtttgagaaacaaaaagaagctTTCAGAATAGAGTAATATTAGAACTGATGCTTGTGCTCTCCAGGACCCTCATCTAAATTACATATCCAGAACTAATATTGGGGCATTTCCAATGGATTATGCCTAGGCCGGAAGAAACCAAACCCATATAATAAGTAAGGTTAGTTTAAGTTCTCAGTTTAATCAAAATACAAAATCTTACAAGCAAATGTCTGTAGACATATCTCAGGGTAGTTTTCCCTGGCCCCAAAGTCCCCACTGCACAGCTTAAATCACACTCCAGGAGAACTTCCACTAATTGTTATTGACAGTGAGCTCTCCTGGGTTTTGATCCTCAATTTACATCCCCTTTCCAGGAGCTAGGAGAGCCTATTTACTGTCAGATGTGTAGGTCACAGACCAgcacttgtgtttccttatttcaGTAAAATATGTTTCTCTAATCTTGAAGATTTGaagtgcatcagttcagtcactcagtcgtgtccgactctttgcgaccccatgaattgcagcatgccaggcctccctgtccaccaccaactcccagagttcactcagactcacgtccatcgaatcagtgatgccatccagccatctcatcctctgtcgtccccttctcctcctgcccccaatccctcccagcatcagagtcttttccaatgagtcagctcttcgcatgaggtggccaaagtactggagtttcagctttagcatcattccttccaaagaacacccagggctgatctccttcagaatggactggttggatcttgaaatgcataggaaagaaaatatgaaaaaccaTAAAATATAGGACATTCAATCCCACCCAAAGGCAGTTATGATTAACATTTTAGTCCATTTTTTCCCTAgaaaatttttcaataaatactttacaTAATGGAAATACGCTCTTGggttctttttttcactttacattgAGGCAGAAACATTTCCCATGCAAATGAGAATTCTTTGTATACATTATTCTAATGGATGCAGAATACACTGTGTCATGGACTTACAATAGCTTCCATTTTCCTACTGTTGGCCAGTAACAGAATGTTTcaaatataatgttataaatatcACAGTGATTAGCTCCATTTTGGATCCTACTCTTAACTTTGCAGGAATTTACTGTTTATTATTTGAcaagagcatcagttctccaTACATGCCATGTTCTTCCTCTCCAAAGAAGAGAGAACTgtatgtgattttctttctgcctGGTTTGTTCGTCCACTCTCCACCTCTTTTCCCTAGTTAGTTTACTCTTTAAATTTCAGGTCAAAGATCACTTATGGAGGGCTTCCCAAACtctgtatttgattatgtttCTCTGTTACACACTCTAATTgtactgtgtgttttttttttccatagcacTTACCCCTGGTTGCAATAACCCATTCatttgtgtattatttaatttttgttcccCCCGACCCCAACTAGAATACTACAATCATTATCTGGATAAGCAATGATTATAATGCTGTTATAAACACAGGCCAATTAATGTGATCTCATGCGTTATCACTGATAAAATGGGTTAAAGCTTGAGGTTGAAATTAGTCCAAAGATACTTAGGTGCCAGTTATTATGCTAGGTGCTAGGAATatagaagtgaaagagacaggcATGATTTCAGCCTTCATTCTTATAGTCTAGTGGAGGGTTTAGCAAAGTTTTCCTATAAAGGGACAGATAAATTTTAGGTTTTTCAGGCCATATGGTCTCTCTCACAAACTATTCAACTTtgccacagaaacacaaaaacaatCATGAATCACACATATATGAAAGAGGgaattccaataaaactttatttaaaaaacaggcaGCGGGGCTGGATTTGATCCATGAGCTATTGCTTACTGATCCCTGGTCTAGTGGAAAAGACAGCTATTAAGCAGATCATTTGAGATGACCAAATACTTCAAAAGAACAGGGTGCCATTATCACATGGCAAAGCTGTCCAACTTAGTCTAGAGAGAAGGATAAAGACTTTCTTGAGAAATATGACTCTAAGTTAATATTTAAGGAGGAAGAGGAGTTACCTGGGTAAAAGTAAGGGTAACAATAGGGACCTTCCTGTGTCAGTACATGCTTAAAATTAGAAGCAAGATTTTTCATAGGTAGTAATGACACAAGTTTAGCTGTTTTCTCCTGGTCACCTATATTAAGAGTGTATTTTATTCCTTCTAAgcattttgtattgttttaactttttgttaaCTTCTTGCTGATATCTATACAGTCCTGTATTAGATGCCGAGGGTGATTCAAAAAGTGTAAGACCTAGCTCCGTGCTAAAGTATTATGTAATTGACCAATAAATTGTAGGTTTCTTGACattttgacatttcctttttttccttgcaCAGTATTACACATATGGTTGGTACTGCAGAAATAATTTTCCCCTGCCCTCTTCATTGCACCATTTGCTGACAAAATGGTGTCCAATATAGCCACTTCTGTATGACTTGGACAAAACTTGCTGGTCTCTGAAGCAGACAATATTCTGAAGTCATCAGTAACAGTAATTTCAGCTTGTTGAAGGCAGG
The nucleotide sequence above comes from Bubalus bubalis isolate 160015118507 breed Murrah chromosome 10, NDDB_SH_1, whole genome shotgun sequence. Encoded proteins:
- the LOC102415513 gene encoding iroquois-class homeodomain protein IRX-5, which produces MFAAAAAASSSLATWQRQQQRRFLPQRRPHSSGGGGGGAPSPHTQTRRAAAAGGAAWALLPPPPQEHPAKGDRGEALALSSVLLLVLPPLPPPPGITRAPRSPAAALVAMMMMSRTVVGGGDTAGKGGSGAGTRAGHPRGGPSRCFLPPPPDTPRGRRLQESRARAGHGESMTRPVGTATWGGIGRSRGDRARLTDRHFTSCREGGGSRGNGLLQVADVLEEHLFLIINALSYRGQPGAQLVHLHSGAQAAWRSPMWSTADVCRRERRQSSELRTGFLLKATHGPPLHTAWERAGYMAAPNFNR